Proteins encoded by one window of Aphis gossypii isolate Hap1 chromosome X, ASM2018417v2, whole genome shotgun sequence:
- the LOC126551620 gene encoding uncharacterized protein LOC126551620 produces MVYKAKNGIKKNKNKIQHEIPQNRIKKIRGKYNKQNKKSKCQTPVNSNSCVSQKSMTPDNAGTSTDTSNNEDKFLNVLNDNRTISITTNDDINSMDIANNDTLTSAYIDLNGNSGNNNYTVCCEDCMHQEDDIVRKIMECVPKEFYVSATNNGSPYENYLSKDSWKPDENHMKALDESCEIEQPFFCEFCNKICEEYDHYQLNRWCAKDQDLKCYVCKEEYFVKKRLQLHESEHVRLLIC; encoded by the coding sequence atggtTTACAAAGCCAAAAACGGaatcaaaaaaaacaaaaacaaaattcaacaTGAAATACCTCAGaatcgtattaaaaaaatacgtggaaaatataacaaacaaaacaaaaaatctaaGTGTCAAACACCTGTAAATAGTAATTCTTGCGTTTCTCAGAAGTCTATGACACCTGACAATGCTGGAACAAGTACAGATACCTCCAATAACGAAGATAAGTTTTTAAACGTGTTAAATGATAATCGCACAATTTCTATTACCACCAACGATGATATCAATTCTATGGATATTGCAAATAATGATACTTTAACCTCAGCCTACATTGATTTGAATGGAAAttcaggtaataataattatacagtttGTTGCGAAGATTGTATGCATCAAGAAGATGACATAGTCAGAAAAATAATGGAATGTGTACCAAAGGAATTTTATGTAAGTGCTACAAATAATGGATCGCCTTATGAAAACTACCTTTCAAAAGATTCATGGAAACCCGATGAAAATCATATGAAAGCATTAGATGAATCATGTGAAATTGAACAGCCATTTTTTtgcgaattttgtaataaaatttgtgaAGAATATGATCATTACCAATTAAACCGATGGTGTGCAAAAGATcaagatttaaaatgttatgtttgtaaagaagaatattttgtcaaaaaacgACTACAACTTCACGAAAGTGAACATGTGAGATTACTTATTTGTTAA
- the LOC114125281 gene encoding zinc finger protein on ecdysone puffs-like codes for MAYNRRSGGGYGGYGSGAGGYGGGGGGAGGRYNNGSGYRAGGSSVSPWQSGSGAGPLPRQAQQGAHPPPAQLAMASNIISKLLTSSNSMSGGGYGGGPNRSGNWGNGPRMSHMGMRQRQDGHGGFNKDNRRRGGGDPHHRFSGGGRKSGGVKDGEKRKSAGKVNNDENKKGQNDRERTKEQLDADKKVSYVGVPSAVLYCHVCSKHMWDSESFEKHVRGRPHELMMNYLDEAYRMRVDFMRHQIKAVENQREIDLERVTNNKHKSNSKNAGGNSGSKPLLRSYCPMCDVRFYGPLTGHRKSDRHRKLKQFLHPECKLCDALFHTRLEMDEHKLTAGHLKKVSEMRHVEYPHLKDDEFDLIDMIKIEEEDQQDHDQMPVAKKYEMLGDRDATKLKLELEGGSGEKHHRGKKGAANAGNKIAAAAATDTNSTAAAATDTATAETTASDTAITTNDKEQESKEKKEEEMDTSDVIATGEESAVEDVAADQSIKEDNAINDSTANKENQPAAYDPKVALGKELLIPSKGFVCRLCNCFLLDEQRVSIHCQTAAHYINYTTMTKMKEATSVSKKRSIDQVIEKDDTVKQGEVKIKEEEVNSAENSTNAVSENVEVDSEESRSVKRIKLDIKEEPVDDVNKMDTTETPVATVTVKVEKPVIEDKVAEPVKVMPAAIPIVTPATKPVAPATTPTRGRGGGRGRGGRGVARRGARR; via the exons ATGGCGTACAATCGACGAAGCGGCGGTGGATATGGAGGTTATGGAAGCGGAGCCGGCGGTTATGGTGGTGGCGGTGGTGGAGCTGGCGGCCGATATAACAATGGCAGCGGTTACCGAGCTGGAGGTAGCTCCGTTAGTCCTTGGCAATCTGGCTCTGGGGCTGGTCCATTACCACGACAGGCACAACAAGGTGCACATCCTCCACCGGCTCAATTGGCAATGGCCAGTAACataattagcaaattattaacatcatCAAATTCAATG tctGGAGGTGGTTATGGTGGTGGTCCAAATCGAAGTGGAAATTGGGGCAATGGTCCTAGAATGTCACATATGGGTATGCGTCAAAGACAAGATGGACATGGAGGATTCAATAAAGATAACagg cgcCGTGGCGGTGGTGATCCACACCATAGATTTTCTGGTGGAGGCCGTAAATCAGGTGGAGTGAAAGATGGAGAAAAACGTAAATCTGCAGGAAAagttaataatgatgaaaacaaaaaagg acAAAATGATCGTGAGAGAACTAAGGAACAATTGGATGCCGACAAAAAAGTGTCTTATGTTGGTGTTCCTTCAGCCGTACTTTATTGTCATGTATGTTCTAAACATATGTGGGATTCTGAG tcttTTGAAAAACACGTTCGTGGAAGACCTCACGAATTGATGATGAATTACTTAGATGAAGCATACAGAATGCGTGTTGATTTTATGAGACATCAAATTAAAGCTGTTGAAAACCAAAGAGAAATTGATTTGGAACGTGTTACAAACAACAAACATAAATCCAATAGTAAAAATGCAGGGGGTAACTCAGGTTCTAAACCACTTTTACGTAGCTATTGTCCTATGTGTGATGTACGTTTTTATGGACCACTAACTGGGCATCGAAAAAGCGATAGACACAGG aaacttaaacaatttttgcaTCCAGAATGCAAATTGTGTGATGCCTTATTCCATACACGGCTTGAAATGGATGAACATAAACTTACTGCTGGACATTtgaag AAAGTGTCTGAAATGCGCCATGTGGAATATCCTCATTTAAAGGATGATGAATTTGATCTGATCGACATGATTAAAATTGAAg AAGAAGATCAACAAGATCATGATCAAATGCCTGTtgctaaaaaatatgaaatgctTGGTGATCGTGATgctactaaattaaaattagagtTGGAAGGTGGAAGTGGAGAGAAACATCATCGTGGAAAGAAAGGTGCTGCTAATGCTGGAAATAAGAtagctgctgctgctgctactGATACTAATTctactgctgctgctgctactGATACAGCTACTGCTGAAACAACTGCTAGTGATACAGCAATTACAACTAATGATAAAGAACAAGAAAGTAAAGAGAAAAAAGAAGAAGAGATGGATACATCAGATGTTATAGCTACAGGAGAAGAATCAGCTGTAGAAGATGTAGCTGCTGATCAATCAATAAAAGAGGATAATGCTATTAACGATTCTACAGCTAACAAAGAAAATCAACCTGCAGCTTACGATCCTAAGGTGGCATTAG gaaaAGAATTGTTGATCCCTTCAAAAGGATTTGTGTGTAGATtgtgtaattgttttttactgGACGAGCAACGTGTTTCAATCCATTGTCAGACTGCGGCCCATTATATCAATTACACAACAATGACCAAAATGAAGGAAGCTACTTCAGTAAGTAAGAAACGAAGTATTGATCAGGTGATCGAAAAAGATGATACTGTCAAACAAGgtgaagttaaaataaaagaagaaGAAGTCAATAGTGCTGAAAATAGTACAAATGCTGTTTCTGAAAATGTTGAAGTTGATTCTGag GAGAGTAGAAGTGTTAAACGCATTAAATTGGATATTAAAGAAGAACCTGTTGATGATGTCAATAAAATGGATACAACTGAAACACCAGTAGCAACAGTGACTGTAAAAGTAGAAAAACCCGTAATTGAAGATAAGGTAGCTGAACCTGTAAAAGTGATGCCAGCTGCAATACCAATAGTAACTCCAGCTACAAAGCCAGTGGCTCCAGCTACAACACCAACTAGAGGACGTGGTGGCGGCAGGGGTCGTGGAGGAAGGGGTGTTGCTAGACGTGGAGCACGgcgttaa